Part of the Brassica oleracea var. oleracea cultivar TO1000 chromosome C8, BOL, whole genome shotgun sequence genome is shown below.
TCCATGGAGAATTCTTGCAGTTTTGGGTTAACTCTTGATAACATTTTGAACTTGTCTTTACAGAAACCATACGGTCTAATCACACTTTCTTGATTGTCTTGTTTTGTCATTAGGAGTATTGCCATGTACATTATTGATACCGGGTCTTTTCTTCATTCCTGAATCTCCTCGGTGGCTGGTAAGTCTTTATAACCCATATATTGGTTGCATTATTTCTTTATTAATTATTCTCTTTTTTTTTCTTGTTGTGTTTGTGTCATGTATGTAGGCAAAGATGGGTTTGACAGATGATTTTGAAACTTCCTTGCAAGTTCTTCGTGGTTTTGATACTGACATTACCATTGAGGTTAATGAAATCAAGGTATTGACTAAAGTGAAACATGACACTGGTTTCATTATGTTCATGATTGCTGAATGGGTTGTTAATTTTATCAATATACAGAGATCTGTGGCCTCATCTGGCAAACGTTCTGCAATTCGGTTTGTGGACCTCAAGCGTAGGAGATACTATTTTCCATTGATGGTACAGTACTTACTCTCACCTCTGGAAGCTAAACTGTGAGAGAAGCTCACATGTTTCGTCTAATATATGTGTGTTACAGGTTGGTATAGGACTGCTTGTACTTCAACAACTTGGAGGAATCAACGGTGTCTTGTTCTATTCGAGTACAATTTTTGCATCTGCAGGTAAGAGTCTCAAACCTTTGTCTTTGACTTTTGGAACGTTCCTTAGAGATAATAAACATTGCTTCTCTGTTCCATTTGTTTTTTTCACTTAGGGGTCTCATCGAGTAATGTGGCAACATTTGGAGTTGGTGCTGTTCAGGTAATGTAACTTCAATCAATATAGCGTCAATATAGAAGACATTTGATTTGGTTTATAACCCTCATCTGTTCCTTCTAAACCAGGTAATGGCCACTGCAGTAGCTACATGGTTGGTTGATAAATCAGGTCGCAGACTTTTGCTCATGGTGAGGATTATTTGAGACTCATAAGATTTAATTATATATGCAAACAAAATATTAGTTGTTCCTCTTAAAATGCAGATCTCTTCTATAGAGATGACGATTAGCCTAGTGATTGTAGCAGTTGCGTTTTACCTTAAGGTACTCTATAAACTTTTGAGAAAATATTTTTAAAATGTAGAGTTTCACTTCGATACCAAGTTTGTAATCTCTTGTTAGGAATTTGTATCACCTGATTCCAATATGTACAACATTCTAAGCATGGTCTCTGTAGTTGGAGTTGTGGTAAGTTTCTTGTATATAAACATTCACACATTGTTATACCAAAAAAATTAGCATTTGTGCTTAATCTTGCTTACTTTTCTTCTTCTTTTCAGGCTATGGTTATTGCTTGCTCTCTAGGAATGGGACCAATCCCATGGCTGATTATGTCTGAGGTATCAGAATATTAAGCATGCTACTTGATGTTAAAATAAGAGCTAAATCTAATCTCTTATGTTTGCAATAACAGATTCTTCCAGTGAATATAAAAGGTTTAGCCGGAAGTATAGCAACTTTGGCCAACTGGTTCGTGTCGTGGTTAGTCACAATGACAGCAAATATGCTCTTAGCATGGAGCAGTGGGGGAACTTTTACTCTCTATGCTTTGGTCTGTGGATTCACCGTGGCCTTTGTGAGTCTTTGGGTTCCTGAGACTAAAGGCAAAACACTTGAAGAAATTCAAGCATTGTTCAGATGATTCTATACAAGGAGAAGAAGACAGACAACATACATTTTTCACTTTTGTTTTTGTCCATTACAGATCATTCTTTTGTCCTCTCTGTCTTTATTTCCTGCTTTGTTCAGCATGTTTTCCACCAGCTATTTTGCAAATTCCATAATAAAAAATAGAATTATTTTGATCCACAACTTTAGTTAAAATATCCATACTTCCATTTTATTTTATTTTCATTTATTATTTTGTGAATTTGTCATTACACAACTAAGAATTGAACACATGATGCATGACCTCAAGAAATGTAACTCAAAAATATCACAAAAAGCTCCCAAAACATAATAAAAACAACAAGAACATTGACATTTGCCAAAGACCAAAAACAGAACACAACCATGGATACTGATTAGTCTCTCCAATTTCCTCAAACAAAGCCTAATAACTTAAGGTTACAGGATACTTATCAATACAATCTTCCCAAGGACTGTCCTTAGATGGTTTCACATTCCTCAAAGCTTCCCAAACCGCACTGTTACACTTAAACCCACTCCCAAACGCAATCTGCCAAACCCGGTTGCCTCTCCTCATCCTTCCTTTAGCCTCAATGTAAGCCAGCTCATACCAAATGGAGCTAGAAGACGTGTTCCCGAACCTATGAAGAGTCATCCTCGAAGCCTCGACATGAACCGGCGAAAGCTGCAGATTCTTCTCCAACTCATCTATCACAGCTCTTCCACCAGCATGGATACAGAAATGCTCGAACGCAAGTTTGAAATCCGGAATATACGGTTTAACCTTACCGTTAAAAAGCTTCTTCACAACAAGAGTCAGGAAGAAGAGAATCTGCTCGCTTATCGGTAACACAAGAGGACCCAACGTGGTGATATTAGTCTTGAGAGTCTCCCCAGCAATAGCCATCAGCTCTTTCGACAAGGACACACCGGTTCTCCCCGTGTCGTCCTGTTCTTGATACACGCAACGGAAAGCCTTGTCGTCTGCTCCACGGTGTGTCCTGACCACGTGCGAAAGCATGTACTTGGACCTTCTCTTGTCCCTAGACTTGTTGGACAGCAGAACCGCGGAGCCTCCGACGCGGAACAAGCAGTTAGGAATCAACATTGCTTTCTTGTTACCGAAGTACCAGTTCTGAGTAATGTTCTCCGTGGAGACAACAACCGCGTAAGTGTTCCTATGCACTAACAACATATCTTTAGCGAGATCCACCGCGATGACCCCCGCGCTGCATCCCATCCCGCCGAGGTTGTAGCTTCTGATGTTACCCCTAAGCTTATACTTATTCACGATCATCGCCGACAGCGAAGGCGTCGGGTTAAAGAGACTACAGTTCACAACCAAGACCCCAATATCCTTCGCCTTCACGTTCGTGTTCGTGAACAGCTTATCCAACGCGCCGAACATGACCTGCTCAGCTTCTTCTCTAGCGGCGGCCATCGAGATCGTGGGCGGGACGTGGTGCATAGCCTCGGGGAGGTACGTGTCCTCTCCCAGACCAGACCGCTCGAGGATCTTGCGCTGGAACTCGAGGGAGGACTCGTCGAAGTCTCCGGTGAGTGTAGAGTGGTTCATGAAGCGAGAGACGGGAACCTTGAGGCGGTCAGGCGGGAGGTAACAGGAGAAGTCCACCAAGTAAATGGGCCTGGGCCGGGTCATTACGTAGACGGTTAAACCGAAGACAAGGACGGCGGAGCAGGCGATGATGCTGACGAGATTGTACTGGAGATGGATCCAGAGCTGGCGGAGATCTTCCGGGTCGGTCTGAGACGCTTCGACGGAGATAACGACGGCGAGGGGGAGGAGACAGAGAGCCAGGAGATTCGAGATTAGGTAATGGTAGCCTAGCTTCACGTACTTGAGATTCACGCTCTGGAGAAAGTCCGGTAGGATCCGGGTTTGTCGGATCTGTACTCCGACTGAACCGTCACCGTGTCGTGAATCTCCGGCACCGTCCATGGTTGAGAGATGAGATTTGTTGAACTGACGGAACAAAGAGAGTCTTTGTTTTTTTTTTGTACGGAGGTGTAAACTGGAGAATGCTGTCTTTAAAAAATTAAGGAACGTAAAGGAGACAACTTTGACGATGACCCACCAAAAAAAAAAAAAAATCAGAGAGATTGGATTTGAACAAGACAGAGATGTTAGAAGCAAAGGAGAGGAAAGGAACAGAAGGTGGTAGATCTAGTGGAGGGTACACGTTTTTTTTGTTTGAAAAAGGAATATTGACGAAGCATACAGGATACAGCAGCAAAGCAAAAAACAGAGTGGCGAGAAGAGAACCAAGAGACGTGAGGCATGTGCGCTGTGTTTTTTTTTTGTTGTTCCTTTTCTCTTTTTATTTATTTTTTGTTACATTGGAATTATTAAAAAAAGATATTATTAGCATCTTGAGAATAGATTCTGTATGACTGTATCTGTAAAAATATGTTTTGATTTTTTTTTTCTTATTAGAAAAGTGTTTGATCGTGTCCCAAATTGGCCGCATATTCCTTTTCTTACGTGAACAAAACTAACTTTTTTTGGTTAAGTTGTAATTTGATAAAATTTGTTAAGATATCACTTTCTCTATTTGTACATCATAAACTGATTAATTTTCGTGATATATTAGAATGGAACAGAGAAGGAATGTACTACTAGTATACTACTAATAATAAAATCCCAAAAACAAAAACTGAAAAGAGTGTGAAAAAGTTACATACCACAATAAAGGGTTTAAAGGAAAGAGATCTCAAAATGTTGACTTTGTAACCATCTAAAAAGGTGAAAATCTTGTGGGAAGTGCTATCCGGATCTGATTGGAAGCTGAGATCTCCATTAAGCTTTTTCAAAACTTTTAAAATCGAGCGTATCTAAACCGTGTTCATTTACAGTGTTATTTATTTGCCTAAACAGTATTCAATGAGCCCGTTGGGCTCATTTACTTAAAAGCCCATTTGTGCTGCTTAAGGGCTGGTTTGTTTATGTCTTATCCATATAAAGAAAACTAGATGTGCCAAAGCCGGTAATACTAGTAGAGGCTGTGGTTAAGGAGGATCAAGAACACATAGAAGCTGAATATGACAGCTTTTTTTACTCATGAACTTGCTTTCAAACAAAACAAAAACTTTTATTTTTCCTTTCTTTAATTTGGATAAGTGTATCATTTTTGTGTTGGGTTTAATCAAATGCACGTCGCTTTCTTTTGTATTAAACAACGAACATGTTTTTTGTTTTATAAAGAAACAACGAACAGTTTTAAACGATAAGATCGTTAGGTCAGAAACGAACACATCATCTTCCACCTCACTAATTATTCTCATCACTGTTTCTGATATTTTTGTTTCTCCCTTTCATCACCCTAGACTTTTTCGTGACTTTACCGACGTTTTAAATAAAGTTGGTTAATTAGATAGATAACCACATGTTTTCCTCAAACAATGACGTACATTAACTATATATCTGCTCAACTTGGTCCATCGCAATCCTCGGACACGCGCTTTGTTCTCATTAGATCGAAAGATAAAGCTGTGATATCTTGGTGGTGGGTTCTACAACTATAATCTTGGCCATAAACAATATTTCCCTTCAAAATCTTCCTTTAATATATGTGGTTGTTACTTTCTTCTTTGGTGAGTTTCATTTTCCTTTTTCCCTCTTATATTAATATTATTCTTTTCATTCTCTTGGGATCTTCATACTTTGAGAAGCTTCGAGTGTTGTTAAACTTAAAGGTAGTTGCTTTGTTCTTGAAGAAACAGAGCATCTTGAAACTTTATTTCTTATCTAGGTCAATCTCGAAAGTTTGAGAGTCTTCTAAGCGTTTGCAAAAGTTTGAGTTCTTTGATTTATCTTAGCGTTTGCGTTTCAATTTTTAGCAGATATATTGTTTGATGTTGTTTGTTATTGCTTCTGTCTATGTGTTTCATGATGAGAATCTTCCATTCTAGGGCATAAAAGATTCTCTTTTTAAGTTTGAAGTATTCCTCGTTTCATGTCCTTAGGACAAGGCTTTCTGTTCCTCAAAACCAGGTCTCTCCTGCCTCTACACACAAGTCTTTTCCGTTTAGATTCCGGAGTGAGAATAAAATCTAGGTTTTAAACACTCATTGATCCTCTTCCTATCGGTCATGGAGGAACCTTGTGAGACACGTAACAACGGTGAAGCCTTTCAAAGACCTAAATATCGTAACTATAACCACATCAGCTCCAGAGTTTCCTCGCCCTGGTTGGATCTGAGAGTGTTCTACGTCAGGATCAGCAATTTCACGGTGGAAGATTCAACCCCTGAAGTCCTCACCATCAATCACATTCCTCTGGATCCAGATACGCTTTTGGAGATAAACGGAGTTAGGATGAGCATGTACTCAGAAGGGTGTACTTCACAGCTTAGGAGGGATCGAGTTGATAAGACATCTGAAGAAGCTACTTATGTAAGCACAGACAATATCAGGTTAAATGGTAGCGTGAAGTTTGAGGTTTATGACAAAAACGAGCTAGTCTTGTCTGGAACCCTTGAAATGTCTGATGGCACGGGGGAATCGAATAGTCAGTGGAACATGACTTGTGAAGCTGAGATCACTACAGTGCCTGGTTTCCTAAAGGAGAAGAGAAAAAACGGTCAAGAGTTATTGCCAACATTGCCAACTATAGAGGTCTATGTAACTGGTTGCTTCTCAGGAACACCCATCATCTTAACCAAGACTCTACAGCTTGGTTCGAGAAAGAAACAGAATAGAAGAATGGCGTTGGATTCAATACCGGAGTATGAAACGGCAGAGCCTCAGAAAATCATCTCATCTGAGCTCAATTTTCAGGTAACTTTCAAGATATAGCATTTAACTGGTAGGAACTAGAGTCTTGTAGTAAAAATTCAATGAGAGTTATTGAATAGATGCAAGTATGAGAAGTACCTAGCAAAGATAATCCTTCGAATTATGTAATGGTCGATGTCCTAATTAAGTTTATCATTTTTTTTGTGTGTATGTAGGCAACAGAATACGCAAATTACAAAGAGGAATACGAAGGAGACATGTACTGGAAAAGTGATCAGTGCTTGGATGGAGAGATGTCATGGTTCAATGCAGGTGTAAGGGTTGGTGTTGGGATTGGACTTGGCGTCTGTGTTGGTCTTGGCATTGGTGCCGGTCTTCTCGTTCGTACTTATCAATCAACTACAAGAAACTTCAGGAGGAGGCTTCTCTAGTTTAAATAATATACTGTATATGCATTTGCAGAAGTTCACCTTGAAATTTTGAAAGAATACTTATATATTTTAATTGTTTGTATTTTGGTTGCAATTGTGAATCAAACACTTTGGTGTGAGATTGTTGATATCTGTTTTTGTGTAGATAAGAGATTGAGAGTGTAGCTTTTGTATTTAGAAATTGGCACATGAGGATATGATTAGATAAGTCTACAGATCCTAATTCACTGACTTGCATCAATGGCTTAAAAAACTAAGAGTTCAATAATAAGAGGTTTGAATTTCAAATCCCAGAAAAAGAACAAATTACAGATGAGGAAAAGATTAGATACAGATCCTAATTCACTGACTTTGTATCAATCGCTTAAAAAAAGTATTTAAAATATCCTTTTATATATAAGTCGAAGCAATCATTTTGTATCTGTTTTAGAA
Proteins encoded:
- the LOC106311667 gene encoding 3-ketoacyl-CoA synthase 4-like codes for the protein MDGAGDSRHGDGSVGVQIRQTRILPDFLQSVNLKYVKLGYHYLISNLLALCLLPLAVVISVEASQTDPEDLRQLWIHLQYNLVSIIACSAVLVFGLTVYVMTRPRPIYLVDFSCYLPPDRLKVPVSRFMNHSTLTGDFDESSLEFQRKILERSGLGEDTYLPEAMHHVPPTISMAAAREEAEQVMFGALDKLFTNTNVKAKDIGVLVVNCSLFNPTPSLSAMIVNKYKLRGNIRSYNLGGMGCSAGVIAVDLAKDMLLVHRNTYAVVVSTENITQNWYFGNKKAMLIPNCLFRVGGSAVLLSNKSRDKRRSKYMLSHVVRTHRGADDKAFRCVYQEQDDTGRTGVSLSKELMAIAGETLKTNITTLGPLVLPISEQILFFLTLVVKKLFNGKVKPYIPDFKLAFEHFCIHAGGRAVIDELEKNLQLSPVHVEASRMTLHRFGNTSSSSIWYELAYIEAKGRMRRGNRVWQIAFGSGFKCNSAVWEALRNVKPSKDSPWEDCIDKYPVTLSY
- the LOC106311666 gene encoding sugar transporter ERD6-like 4, with translation MSNRDDTEEGRSDLRRPFLHTGSWYRMGSRQSSMLESSLVIRDSSISVLACVLIVALGPIQFGFTCGYSSPTQAAITKDLGLTVSEYSVFGSLSNVGAMVGAIASGQIAEYMGRKGSLMIAAIPNIMGWLSISFAKDTSFLYMGRLLEGFGVGIISYTVPVYIAEIAPQNMRGALGSVNQLSVTVGIMLAYLLGLFVPWRILAVLGVLPCTLLIPGLFFIPESPRWLAKMGLTDDFETSLQVLRGFDTDITIEVNEIKRSVASSGKRSAIRFVDLKRRRYYFPLMVGIGLLVLQQLGGINGVLFYSSTIFASAGVSSSNVATFGVGAVQVMATAVATWLVDKSGRRLLLMISSIEMTISLVIVAVAFYLKEFVSPDSNMYNILSMVSVVGVVAMVIACSLGMGPIPWLIMSEILPVNIKGLAGSIATLANWFVSWLVTMTANMLLAWSSGGTFTLYALVCGFTVAFVSLWVPETKGKTLEEIQALFR
- the LOC106311668 gene encoding uncharacterized protein At1g01500-like, which produces MEEPCETRNNGEAFQRPKYRNYNHISSRVSSPWLDLRVFYVRISNFTVEDSTPEVLTINHIPLDPDTLLEINGVRMSMYSEGCTSQLRRDRVDKTSEEATYVSTDNIRLNGSVKFEVYDKNELVLSGTLEMSDGTGESNSQWNMTCEAEITTVPGFLKEKRKNGQELLPTLPTIEVYVTGCFSGTPIILTKTLQLGSRKKQNRRMALDSIPEYETAEPQKIISSELNFQATEYANYKEEYEGDMYWKSDQCLDGEMSWFNAGVRVGVGIGLGVCVGLGIGAGLLVRTYQSTTRNFRRRLL